The DNA window ACGGAACGGTGATGCGACCACCGGTGCCCGAATGCTTGGTTATGACGAACGTGCCGTCCGGATGCGCTTCAACTATCGGGTACCCGATGTCGGCCATGTTTGGAATCGTCTCCCAATCAACCAGGCAGTTGCCGCCCGTGCACTGCGCGCCGCATTCGACGGTATGTCCGGCTATCGTTCCGGCTGCAAGCCGATCCCAGTCGTCGCACGCCCAACCGAACTCGTGAATCATCGGTCCGAGCGACAAACCGGTATCGGTCACTCGACCTGCAATGACAATCTGTCCGCCCTTATCGAGAGCCTCGGCAACGTGCCGCCCGCCAAAGTACACGTTGGCGCTCTGGACTCGCGAGCGAACCGATGCCAGCGGCTCGCCTGTTTCGAGGTTCTTCAACTCGACTCCGCGGCTAATGAAATCGTCGAGACAATCCATTATGTCGTCGCCCGCGACGACGCCGATCTTGATCTTGCCGCCGAAGCCGCGGCGGCGCGCGACTTCAACGACAGCGTCGCTGCAAGCTTCGGGATTCACGCCGCCCGCGTTAGCTACGACCTTGATGTTGCGTTCTATGAGATCGGGCAAGATCTCCTCGATCATCGAAACGAAATCGCGCGCGTAGCCCGACCGCGGATCGCGCGCGCGCTGCTTCTGCATGATCGACATCGTGATCTCGGCAAGGTAATCGAGCGTGAGGTAGTCGATCGGTCCACGCCGCACTAGCTCGATTGGGGCTTGCAGTGAGTCACCCCAAAAGCCCTGCCCGTTTGCGATTCGGATTGTCTTCATGATCAGTACAAATAGACCACTGATGATACGGATTTGACGGATTTACGCGGATCAGACCCGCGGAAACCCGTCGAATCCGTTCCATCCGTGGTCTATTCCGCTTAAAGCTTCGGCGCTGGGGGAGGAAGCTCTCTAGCTTCGACCTCCGACTGAAATCCCACTCGCGCATGGCTGCCATCGCAGAAGGGTTTGTTCTGAGAGTGACCGCACCTGCAAAGCGAGATCACCGTGCGCCCTGCGAGGCCGAAGGTGTTTCCGGCCGCGTCCTTGATAGTGATGTTGTCGCCAATTACGCGATAAGGACCGTTGTTGATGACTACGATTGCGTTTTCATTTTGATCGCTCATTGCTTTTTCTCCTCTTGTTTCAAACAGGTCCGGTTGGTCATTGTAGCGCACACGCGGGCCTATCAGAAAGCATCGCCAACGTTGGAACAGATGTGCACAATCAGCTGGCGCCAATCACGATTGAACAAACGCATCGCCAGCATAAGTAATCCCTCGCCTCGT is part of the Acidobacteriota bacterium genome and encodes:
- a CDS encoding CDGSH iron-sulfur domain-containing protein codes for the protein MSDQNENAIVVINNGPYRVIGDNITIKDAAGNTFGLAGRTVISLCRCGHSQNKPFCDGSHARVGFQSEVEARELPPPAPKL
- a CDS encoding acyclic terpene utilization AtuA family protein; the encoded protein is MKTIRIANGQGFWGDSLQAPIELVRRGPIDYLTLDYLAEITMSIMQKQRARDPRSGYARDFVSMIEEILPDLIERNIKVVANAGGVNPEACSDAVVEVARRRGFGGKIKIGVVAGDDIMDCLDDFISRGVELKNLETGEPLASVRSRVQSANVYFGGRHVAEALDKGGQIVIAGRVTDTGLSLGPMIHEFGWACDDWDRLAAGTIAGHTVECGAQCTGGNCLVDWETIPNMADIGYPIVEAHPDGTFVITKHSGTGGRITVPSIKEQLLYEMGDPLEYITPDCVADFTTIQLEQEGTDRVRFSGIKGRPATDFYKVSVSYSAGWKAVGSLVYAWPDAYKKAQAADRVVRERLDRLGLKFETVLTEFVGVNACHGELSGPPSPDIAEVTFRIGVRSEDKRAVERFTREVAPLVLNGPPSVTGFAGGRPKLEEIIAYWPALIPKSEVQSDISVVEA